ccttctacagttgtaccgggccctggtgagaccgcacctggagtactgtgtgcagttttggtctccaaatttgaggaaggatattcttgctatggagggcgtgcagcgtaggttcactaggttaattcccggaatggcgggactgtcgtatgttgaaaggctggagcgattgggcttgtatacactggaatttagaaggatgagggggggatcttattgaagcatataagataattaggggattggacacattagaggcaggaaacatgttcccaatgttgggggagtccagaacaaggggccacagtttaagaataaggggtatgccatttagaacggagatgaggaagaactttttcagtcagagagtggtgaaggtgtggaattctctgcctcagaaggcagtggaggccagttcgttggatgctttcaagagagagctggatagagctcttaaggatagcggagtgagggggtatggggagaaggcaggaacggggtactgattgggagtgatcagccatgatcgcattgaatggcctactcctgcacctattgtctattgtctattgtctactcaacctctccctgtagttcagaccctccagtcctggaaatatcctcataaatcttctttgtaccctttccaacttgactttCGGATTTATGGTTTTAATGGGTCTGATTGAGAACTGGATTCGGCCGTGATATCGCACGGCCTCTCTCCACAGGTATCACGATGTCGTCGTTGCAAACAAAAATATTGCCCTGTGCCGAGGGATCAGGAATGGGGTTTGGCTGAATACACTTGTCCCTACTGCAACTATTTTTTCAGGTAAGACCTTGGCGCACCCACCAGGTTGGGTCCCCTTTTGCTCTTGGCGCCTCCCACAAACTGGGTCCATCTTTGTTCTTGGCAACCCTCCCACAAACTGCGTCCATCTTTGTTCTTGGCAACCCTCCCACAAACTGGGTCCATCTTTGTTCTTGGCAGCCCTCCCACAAACTGGGTCCATCTTTGTTCTTGGCAACCCTCCCACAAACTGGGTCCATCTTTGTTCTTGGCAACCCTCCCACAAACTGGGTCCATCTTTGTTCTTGGCAACCCTCCCACAAACTGGGTCCATCTTTGTTCTTGGCAACCCTCCCACAAACTGGGTCCCTCTTTGATCTCACCGTCCCGTCTCTCCCACGCCAGGTCCGCAGTATGGCCTGGAGATTGATGGTTCTTGTTGACCATCGTCCGGAGTTGTTGACTCGGTGTCTGCTTCCCACTTTCAGGAGCTATGGCCAGATGGGTCTCCCTGCCCCGTGCTACAGATGCCGGAGCATCGTCCTGCCCATCCGTATCCTCCCGCCAAGGGAGCAGCGGAGGCAGCCCGGGGGCGGGCACAACCGACGCGAGCCACACAGCTGCTGTGCTGAAGATTGTTGCAACAGGCAAGGTAACTGACCCGGTGCGTAggaggcaactgcagatgctggtttacaccatggacacaagatggcggcacggtggcgcagcggtagagctgctgccttacagcaaatgcagcgccggagactcaggttcgatcctgactacgggcgccgtctgtacggtgtttgtacgttctcctcgtgacctgcgtgggttttctccgagatcttcggtttcctcccacactccaaagacgtacaggtttgtaggttaattggctgggcaactgtgagaaaaaaaaattgtcccttgtgggtgtaggatagtgttagtgtgcggggatcgctgggcggcgcggacccggtgggccgaagggcctgtttctgcgctgtatctctaaatctaaaaaaaaatctaactcaGCGtacaggacaggcaccatctctggagagaaggaatgggtgacgtttcggttcgagtccGTTGcccaccaatgatcacccgtacactagttctatcggcacacttcttcagacccgagctGACCCAAACCTCTATGGGGAcctccaggggggggggggggtagggtgggggctgAAAATGTGTTGAAAGCCCACCATGATAGCTCCAGAAATTAAACTGGGAATAGAGAGggtcgcagcgatagagttgctgcctcacagtgccgaagacccggtttgatcctgactacgggtgctgtctgtgtgggatctgtacgttctccacgtgaccacgtgggttttctccgagtgctccagtttcctcccaccttccaaagacgtgctggtttataggttaattcccggaatggcgggactgtcatatgttcaaagactggagcgactaggcttgtatacactggaatttagaaggatgagaggggatcttatcgaaacgtttaagattattaaggggtcggacacgttagaggcaggaaacatgttcccaatgttgggggggtccagaacaaggggccacagtttaagaataaggggtaggctatttagaacggagatgaggaaaaactttttcagtcagagttgtgaatctgtggaattctctgcctcagaaggcattggaggccaattctctgaatgcattcaagagagagctggatagagctcttaaggatagcggagtcagggggtatggggagaaggcaggaacggggtactgattgagaatgatcagccttgatcacattgaatggcggtgctggctcgaagggccaaatggcctcctcctgcacctattgtctattgatgaggggggacctcgttgaaacttaccgaaatgtgaaaggcctggatggagtggatgtcgagaggatgtttccactagtgggagagtcgacaaCCAgaggtcgaggggcctgtttccacgctgtatctctactgtACATTGACCACCTGTATGCGGCACCCATGTTCACCCGTGTTGCCCTGTGTGTTACAGAGCCTTACGTTGCTGGTACCCACTGTGTACATCCCAGCACGCGGAGAGCGCGCGGGCTACCAAGGATCCTGCTCCCCTGCGATGCGCACGAGTCCAGTGGCTCCACCGTGGCCAGTTGCATCAGCCAGAGCTCCCTCATGGAGTGCAGAGTTGAAGACATCATTCGGGAGGATCTCAATATGATCCCTGAGGGAAGCGATGAGGAATGA
This is a stretch of genomic DNA from Rhinoraja longicauda isolate Sanriku21f chromosome 37, sRhiLon1.1, whole genome shotgun sequence. It encodes these proteins:
- the LOC144610535 gene encoding shiftless antiviral inhibitor of ribosomal frameshifting protein homolog, translated to MHQEMDDEIELEKSTRRLRELFHANEIPVDTAGTLMVRYANDYDRVAQDIIRLKEQGEDSDHDDPGPQDNEDEDIQHIADRLRALPLTAENLEMFNSARRNEVPREPRQFACLTCDRDWWRDVPERKQVSRCRRCKQKYCPVPRDQEWGLAEYTCPYCNYFFRSYGQMGLPAPCYRCRSIVLPIRILPPREQRRQPGGGHNRREPHSCCAEDCCNRQEPYVAGTHCVHPSTRRARGLPRILLPCDAHESSGSTVASCISQSSLMECRVEDIIREDLNMIPEGSDEE